Genomic segment of Cygnus olor isolate bCygOlo1 chromosome 20, bCygOlo1.pri.v2, whole genome shotgun sequence:
TTCAGCTCCGGAAATGTCAGAGTACTTGCCAGCAGTTTCTGATTCTAGCAACTTAAGTGATATTCCAATACATTGCAGTAGTATCCAGCTGATGCTTATGCTGTGGAAGAAGTCATCCTCCGATTTGTTAAactttaacaggaaaaaaaaagaccttcaGTGGAAGCCTAGTTAAATTAGTTTTGAGAGTTGTTAGCCtggtgttaaaaaataatttcttcccaCCCATGTATTGCCTCCTCCCCCAGAAGTCTAGGCACAGTAAGACTTCCACCAAGCCTTGTTTCTTAGAGATTGAGCTCTGTAACATAtaattactttcctttttataaactttattttaccAACATGTTTTTAGGCTAGCTGGAGTGAAGGTTAACGGTTCCATAAGTATCCTGAAGAAATGCCAGCGTGTTGTTCATTACTGAAGTATGCCTCGTTCTATTTTGTAGTTGACAAGAATGGTGATGTCTGCATTTCAATTCTTCatgagcctggagaagacaaaTATGGCTATGAAAAACCTGAGGAACGCTGGCTTCCTATTCACACAGTGGAAACTATAATGATTAGTGTAATTTCTATGCTGGCAGATCCCAATGGTGATTCTCCTGCTAATGTTGATGCAGcggtaagatttttttattcttagccTGCAAATTGTCATTAGTGTAGAAACAAACTTGAGATAGTATTTTGCTTCTACTTTGACAAACAGTACAATAATTTTTCAGGTGAACTTTGTACAGCATGGACTAAGGCTACCTTTTTGTTGCGAAAAGCACTCATGTTGTGAAATAGAATTTCCAGCTAGCCCTGGTAAATGTCTTAGAGAATGCAAGGGAGAGATGCTGTCAAGCTTCATAGGCACTGGTTTGATTTCTCCTGTGCAGTAATGCAGTTACTTGTAGTAAATAACTTGAACACAGATGTATTTGAGTAGGCCTTGGCTGCTTTGGTCTCATGGAAGCTGGCTGTAAAATCCTGTGTGGTTATATATGTGTAACAGTTACAAGTGCTGTTAAGTTTAGCTGTGGAAATAGACATATTCTAGAACCTGTTTTTGTTGGTAGTACGTTATTTGTATAAATTAACAACATTTTGTCTTAATGAATCTATTAATGGCTTAAATAACTCACTttgaagggaaggagaaaatttAGTGGGGGTACCTCAGTATAATTTTGTTGtgactttttttgtatttacctCTTTAAAACAGTCTTAACCTGAGCATGGAGTAAAACTGTAGGGTTGTCTGTGCAGGTCTGCTTAGAGAAAATACTTGAAGGCTTCACTGGGCATCCGGCCTTTAAGTCTGGTGTTGTCCCAGACTTGAATGCTTGAGCAAGGGAGAAGGGCACAACTTACAGTCAGAGGCTGGGGTGAATCTGCAGTGAGGATCCTGTCATAAGTGTTTGCAGGAGTTCCGTGCAGCAAGCACAATGTTTCTGGAGCATGGCCTGTGCTGCGTGGGTGTATAAACACAGCTATTGGATCTCTAGAAGAGCTGCTTTTATAACAGAACAGCAATCAGACTAATAACTGTTTGCGGTGGGGAGGGAAAAATTCTCAGTTCTGGGGGAAGTGGGAGAACAGACTTCTGGCCCTATTCATCTGAGAGATGCTAACATAGTTACTTTCCTTTGAATTACTCTTGAATTGCAGTACAGAACTGACTAATACATGCAACGTGGTTGAAAAAGAAGTTCCAGGTTTAACTGGAAGAGTAAGGAAAGGGAGATAGCAATTGGAAGACACAAAGTTTTCTAGAAGCATGTTAACTTCCTCTGTCAAGCTAGCTTTTCCTTCCTAAGGTGGGCAGGAGTTTAGTTTCTGGAAGCCTTTCATCTGCTGTGCTGTTAGTGTTTCCAAAGGTGGTTGAGCTTTGCTGAAAAATCGTGTGAACAGTCTTATGTGGAACAAACTTAATGgggtaagaaaaacaaagccgCCAGAAATTGTAGTGAAGAATTTCCACATTTAATATTCTTTTGTGTTGGACCTCCCCTTCTCTCAACACTTGTGGAAACAAATATCCAGGACATGTGGATGTTTTCTGTTGGCATACTTGAGAGCACTGGAAGGAGCGAGTTATTAATGAAATGCTAAAAGTACCATTAGAATTCCTCAGCTTACGAACTCGTGTGTTGAATGTAGGTGACCTAACTCTGGAGAAAGCTTGTACTTCTAGCTATACTTATCACCAACTAGCAtcataagttttgtttttaaatctttctatACTGTACCCCACTCTCTATCAGATGCCTCAGGAGCAACTTTGTACATGAGAGCTGTCTTAGAGACAAAATTATGCATTTGTTTACTGGCTGGTAAGTTGGTCCAACCTTAGGGTAAAGATTGAAAATGCCTtaaggaaacaattttcttttaccccagcctgaaagaacaaaactttaaaCCAATCTCAGACTAAAGACAGTACCGAGGCATGACTGATATAACTTTGGATGCCAGTAACTCTTTTTCTGACTGTAAGATGTTAAGTAACTTTTAAATTTAGTgtgctgcttcagcagcttAGCATCTCCTGCTGGACTGTAGATTGCATCCCCTTTGTGTTAACCAGAACATCCTCATCAGGGTAGTAAAGACTTGGCGGCTCATGTCCTCTTTTCTGGTCTGCTTATCGAGGAGTCTTCTAGTTTACTGCAGCAACAGTATTTGGCAGTTACTAAAAGTTATTTTGCTCTCCTTAACTTTTAGTCTTCAGTGAATCTAGAAAATGAGGTGTTTACAGGCAGGTCATGGCAGTAAAGAGCAGGGGGAATAGCTGCTtcctggaaaactgaaaaatgtgggTTGGAATACTCTCTTGGGGTGGGGAAAGTGAGGGACAGGAACCTGAGTACATGCTGTGAGAAGCAGATGGAACTAGTTTGTAACCTGAAATGAGAGTTTTGGAGAGTGTTGTCAAATTGGGAACTTAACTTGGTACTTAATTCTGAACACTTGTCTCATAGAACTACAAATAAAGggtaggaaaacaaaataccaagAGTCTGAAGCTAGGAAAGCGCACATTCAAAGCTTTTCTTGGCCTTAAGTACTCTTGTGTAAGCTGTCCTGTGTCCCCATCCAGGGAACCACATGCTTCAGGattaattactgaaaatggaGAACAAACTAATTAGTAGCCTTGTTTGTGCTTTCTTTGGAAAGATAAAACACGCTGGGCTTTCCAAGATGCTGACTGGTTAGGTGAGCGTGGAGGTGGTGAATGTTGGGATGTACCAGTTATCCCAGTTTTCTCTCTCGCATGTGCTATGGCCTTCACCCCATGCGGGGGGGTGGAAAGGTGTTGCCTGCCAGGTTacctcaggaagaaaatgtgattatttttttttcccaacccCATAAGAATGTtgataatatattaaaaaaaaaaagaaaaacaaacttacaAAGAACCctgtatttcataaaatatttcctgtcaCTTCCTTGCTGAACTGTAAGGCTGTAAGGCAGCAGACAAGATGTGAACCTGTGTCTCAGTGTGTGCTAACTCCTGTGCTTTCATCTGAGTGCTTCGTGAAGCTGACACAAAATAGCTTAGAGTGACTGCACTTCTTCCTGTGAGGTTTTAGTGATACTATGGTTTGCACATCTCTGGGTTCAGACTTATCTCTTGCCTATCTTCATGTTCGTCTTTGTTCTTAATCTGTGTAGTTCTGAAATCAAGTACATGTCCCAGGGACCATCTCTGTAGGTATGCTGAGTATTCTGTTAAGGTCTTCCTTGTGGAGATGATATTGTGCAGCTGCACCTAACTAGGAGTTTTTTCATTCTAAAGATACTGTTGTGCCTCTTCTGAATACTCTGACTTCTGTACTTCTATCCTGGAGTGTACTAGCTAGATGTAGAGAGTTGAACTGTCCTAAAAATTGCAGAACTACTGGCTCTACAGTAGCTGTGTGCCTTTTTGTTCATCACTGCAGTTCAAGCCAGTTCCTATAACCCATAACAATAGCTTGTGGTCTGCAGTTTGCTTCTGCTTGTCAGgctgaaataaatggatttcAGCCCAGGCATTGCAAAATGCTGGTAGCTACTAGATTAGTCTTGGGGAATGCCTAAAAgccaaggggggggggggagtctAAATCTTTGCTGTCTTGTGAGCAACTTGCATGAAAACCCAGAGCAAGTGTTCAAGCCCTGAATGTTACAGGTATTTAGTGAATAGCTCAATGATTGTAAGCAAACTTAGGTGTTGACTAGATGGTAAATGTCTGAGAACAAACACCAAGATTCTTCCTAGAGCTTGTATATGGTTATAGCACTGACATCTGAAAGCTGTCTATTCAATTACAGAAAGAAtggagagaagacagaaatggagaatttaaaagaaaagttgccCGCTGTGTAAGAAAAAGCcaagaaactgcttttgagTGACACTTATTCAGCAGCTAGTAGCTTCACTTTTTCAGGGTAAGTATCCTTTTGAAGAAGAGTTAGTTTACCTGAGTTGAGGATTTTCTAAGTGTTGCTGAGTTCAgttttttctcagaaaggaaaaaaaatcttctcagcTGCTTGGTCTTAGTGGAGTTCTTTGGCTGTGTGCAGCCAAATGACTTCATAGTTAAAGCAATGCTTAAACTTCCTAGTGCAGTAACAGCCCTTCTGTCTAGATTGGGGAACTTCTGAATAGAATAAATACAAGAGTACTAGAGAAGTTGCGATTCCCTTCAGCAGTATTCATCTTGCTTCCCTAATAGGACTTAAGGATTACTAGTGTTGTACTAGAAAGGAATACTCATTCCTTCATATTCATTATTGtgaagaatgctttttttggaatattaaaaacatcCTGTATTGCTACCTTAagtttatatgtatgtatgtggcACTTCTCTTGCAGTTATTGGTGGCGTGTTGCTTGTTTTAACTAAGCTTTTACTGCCATTGTTAGGAACTATTCAGATAAGATTGTTTCAGGTATCTATGGGACTTTTTTTAACAAAGTCTGCTAGTATGTCAGAAAGAACTAAGTTGAGATATTAGCCATAGATTATATCAAGAAAAGTGATATTCTCTTCAGCAGCCCCAGAATGACTTTTTCACTGGGGAAGCTTTAGGAAtagtttcagaaaaagattCTGCTTGAAAACTGAACTAGCATATCTGAGAACCTGTTTTCATGTCAGAGTAGCTGATGTGGTATTTACACTCTTTCACCCTAATAAAATGAATTCCTGATTCCAGATGCTTACTGTAATTTGAACAATCCcatcttcagtgttttttttaaacaataagtACTCATAGAAAGTGCTGTATTAAAATGTGGCCTTTAAATACATGGCCTTTGGGTACTTTAATCTTGGTACGCCAGAAAATTCAACTAGCTAATTTTCCACTCTtgctttttcaaagcaaaacagaacttCATGTTGAAGCTGCCCTTTCTTAATGGTTGGCTTGGCAAGTAAACTATTCTAACCCATTTTGCTGGGGAAGCCCAAAAACATGTAATACTAGAGCGCCCATATaaaacttgggggggggggatatgGTACTGTGTATTGTACAG
This window contains:
- the UBE2G1 gene encoding ubiquitin-conjugating enzyme E2 G1 isoform X1, with the translated sequence MTELQSALLLRRQLAELNKNPVEGFSAGLIDDNDLYRWEVLIIGPPDTLYEGGVFKAHLTFPKDYPLRPPKMKFITEIWHPNVDKNGDVCISILHEPGEDKYGYEKPEERWLPIHTVETIMISVISMLADPNGDSPANVDAAKEWREDRNGEFKRKVARCVRKSQETAFE
- the UBE2G1 gene encoding ubiquitin-conjugating enzyme E2 G1 isoform X3, with amino-acid sequence MTMIFIDGKSLLLVLQIHYSGVFKAHLTFPKDYPLRPPKMKFITEIWHPNVDKNGDVCISILHEPGEDKYGYEKPEERWLPIHTVETIMISVISMLADPNGDSPANVDAAKEWREDRNGEFKRKVARCVRKSQETAFE